In Pseudomonas grandcourensis, the DNA window CAGAACTGGTCGTGGCGGTGTTGGCCGGTGCCGGCACCTTGCCGACGTCTTCCCAATTGCCGTGGCCGTCCTTGTCGCGGTTCAGGCGCAGGTTCAGGCCCTCGACGCGTACGTCACTCATCTGCACTTCACGGCGCAGCAGCGGCATTACGCGTACCGACAGGCCGAGCATCTGCAAGTCGGCAAACGGTTCGGTCGGCTTGATCAGGGTCGCCACACTGGCGTCGTGCAGCTCCAGGCCCAGCCACGGGAACAGGCTCCAGCCGATATCGCCATTGAGCGTCAGCTCGATGTGGGCTTTGTCACGGGCAATCTGGCGGATCTCGTCTTTGTAGTCGTTGGGATCGAAGAGGTGGGTCAGGGCAAAGCCCAGCGCCACAATGATCAGCAACAGCCCGAGAAGTACCAGACCCAGGATTTTGCCGAACGCTTTCATGGGCGAGTCCTTGTAATTAGTCGAATTCAAAATTTAGCCGGGGAGTATAGCGCCCCCGAACAGACGACCGGTCAGTGATCACGCCGGCAATACGTCCAGTGGCAGTTTCAGCTTGGCGGCCAGCGCCTGAGCCTCCAGATGCCCGGCAGGCGCCAGCAGGCGCAGAGGCATGCCTGATTGCGCGGCCATTTTCTGGGCTTCGGCGACCAGTCGCTCGGCAACACCACGGCGACGGGTAATTTTTCGCACACATATTTGGGACAAGTGCCAGGCGTCTTGGTGCCTTTGCAGGCGGGCCGCGCCCAGCAGGCGATCATTGAAGCGTCCGGCGATCAGTGTGCCATCGCGCAAACAGTCATCGATCAACTGCGCGGCCCCGGAAAACGGGGCGAACAGCCAGTCCGGGGCGTCGCTGTAGACCTTCTGCAGATCCTGCCGATCCTGGGCAGTGGCTTGGTTCAGCGGCTCGACAATGATCGGCATGGTGATTCCTGTGAGGTCATGAAGCGATAGAGATCAGTTGACGTACAAAAGGTGATGTCAGTTTGGTTTTTCTGTCACTTGCAAATGGTAACCTTTGCCCGTTCGTCCGTCCTTCTGCGACCTGTTGTCGCACAACAAGGTGCTCCACCAAAAAACGGTCATGCCTGCGTGCATTAAGGCCGGGAGCGGACTGTGGCTGGCGAACCATACTGACAATTGGGGGATACACAATGACCACGAGCATCACGGCGGACGGCTTCAGCGCCGACCAGCCTGCGTTCCTGTCCAAGGAGCGGATCATCGCCAAGCCCGGTTTCAACCGTTGGCTGGTGCCACCGGCCGCGTTGGCCATCCACTTGTGCATCGGCATGGCCTACGGCTTTTCGGTGTTCTGGTTGCCGCTGTCTAAGGCGCTGGGCATCACCGCTCCGGTGGCCTGCGCACCGGACATGAGTTTTATCGCACAAGTCTTTTCGTCCCAGTGTGACTGGCCGATCTCGATGCTCGGCTGGATCTACACCCTGTTCTTCATCTTCCTGGGCTGCTCGGCCGCCATCTGGGGTGGCTGGCTGGAGCATGCCGGACCGCGCAAGGCCGGTGTCGTATCGGCACTGTGCTGGTGCGGCGGCCTGCTGATTTCGGCGCTGGGGGTGTATACCCATCAGATCTGGCTGATGTGGATCGGCTCCGGGGTCATTGGCGGTATCGGCCTGGGCCTGGGCTACATTTCGCCGGTGTCGACCCTGATCAAATGGTTCCCGGACAAGCGCGGCATGGCGACCGGCATGGCGATCATGGGCTTCGGCGGCGGCGCAATGGTCGGCGCTCCGTTGGCGGCAGCGCTGATGGGGCATTTCGCTTCGCCAACCAGCGTCGGCGTCTGGCAGAGCTTCCTGGTGATGGCCGCGATCTACTTCGTGTTCATGATCGGTGGCGCGTTGTCCTATCGCGTACCGCCAACCGGCTGGAAGCCTGAAGGCTGGACGGCCCCGGCGAAAAAAGCCTCGAACGCGATGATCACTCATCGTCATGTTCACGTGAATGTGGCCTGGAAGACGCCGCAATTCCGTCTGGTGTGGCTGGTGCTGTGCCTGAACGTATCGGCCGGTATCGGCATCCTCGGCATGGCGTCGCCGCTGTTGCAGGAAGTGTTCGCGGGCAAGTTGCTGGGCAATGACCTGACCTTCGGTCAACTGGACGCCTCACAACTGGCTTCGATTGCCGCCATCGCTGCCGGTTTCACCGGTTTGCTGAGCCTGTTCAACATCGGTGGGCGCTTCTTCTGGGCTTCGTTCTCGGATTACCTGGGCCGTAAAAACACTTACTTCGTGTTCTTCGCCCTTGGCTTTGCCCTGTACGGACTGATTCCGAACCTTGGTCACCTGGGCAGCATCGCGCTGTTCGTGGCTGCGTTCTGCATCATCCTGTCGATGTATGGCGGTGGTTTCGCGACCGTTCCGGCGTATCTGGCGGATCTGTTCGGCACGCAAATGGTCGGTGCGATTCACGGGCGTCTGCTGACGGCGTGGGCTGCTGCTGGTGTGCTCGGTCCGGTGCTGGTGAATTACCTGCGTGAGTATCAGCTGAGCATCGGCGTCGAGCGTGCGGCGGCCTACGACATCACCCTGTACATCCTCGCCGGCCTGCTGGTGCTGGGTTTCCTGTGCAACCTGCTGGTGCGTCCGGTGGCGGACAAGTACTTCATGACCGACGCCGAACTGGCCGCCGAACAGGCGCTGGGCCATGACAAAGGCGCTGACAGCAGCACCGTGCTGGAGTGGAAAGCCGCGCCGGGCACCAAGCCGCTGGCGATTGCGGCGTGGCTGGTGGTGGGCATTCCGCTGGCGTGGGGTGTTTGGGTGACTCTGCAGAAGACGGCGGTGCTGTTTCACTAAGTAAGCGCATCACCCTTGTAGGAGCGAGCCTGCTCGCGATAGCGGTCTGACAGTCGACAATGATGTTGAATGTGAGGGCCTCATCGCGAGCAGGCTCGCTCCTACAGTTGTTTTGGGGTGTCTGAAATGGCTTGTATGGACATGTCTATCGCCGGCATCCCCGGATTCACTCCGTCAGGGATATCACCTCTCGTGTTTCTGTTTGGCGCCCGCAAGCCTATAATGGCTGCCTTTTTCGCCCAATGATTTTGCGGAGCTGGTGATGGCCGAACGTAAGGCGTCTGTCGAGCGCGACACTCTGGAAACCCAGATCAAAGCCTCGATCAACCTCGATGGCACCGGAAAGGCCCGATTCGATATCGGTGTTCCTTTTCTTGAGCACATGCTGGACCAGATCGCCCGTCACGGGTTGATCGACCTGGATATTGTCAGCAAGGGCGACCTGCATATCGATGACCACCACACGGTGGAAGACGTCGGTATCACCCTCGGCCAGGCGTTTGCCAAAGCCATCGGCGACAAAAAAGGCATCCGTCGCTACGGCCACGCCTACGTGCCGCTCGATGAAGCGCTGTCGCGCGTGGTGATCGACCTCTCCGGCCGCCCAGGCCTGCAGATGCACGTGCCGTACACCCGCGCCACCGTCGGCGGCTTCGACGTTGACCTGTTCCAGGAGTTCTTCCAGGGCTTCGTCAACCATGCGCTGGTCAGCCTGCACATCGACAACCTGCGTGGCACCAACACCCACCACCAGATCGAAACCGTGTTCAAGGCTTTCGGCCGCGCCCTGCGCATGGCCGTCGAGCTCGATGACCGCATGGCCGGGCAAATGCCGTCGACCAAGGGCGTTCTGTAATGCAGACAGTCGCGGTTATCGATTACGGCATGGGCAACCTGCACTCGGTGGCCAAGGCCCTCGAGCACGTCGGTGCCGGCAAGGTGCTGATCACCAGCGATGCCAACGTGATTCGCGAAGCCGACCGGGTGGTTTTCCCCGGCGTTGGCGCGATTCGCGATTGCATGGCGGAGATCCGTCGCCTCGGTTTCGATTCGCTGGTGCGTGAAGTCAGCCAGGACCGTCCGTTCCTCGGCATCTGCGTGGGCATGCAAGCCTTGCTCGACACCAGCGAAGAGAACGACGGTGTCGACTGCATCGGCCTGTTCCCGGGCGCAGTGAAGTTCTTCGGCAAGGATCTGGTCGAAGACGGCGAACACCTGAAAGTCCCGCACATGGGCTGGAACGAAGTGAAGCAGAAGGTCAGTCACCCGCTGTGGCACGACATTCCGGACATGGCGCGGTTCTACTTCGTGCACAGCTACTACATCGCTGCCGCCAATGCGCGGCAGGTGGTGGGTGGCGGTCACTACGGTGTCGATTTCGCCGCGGCGCTGGCCGAAGGCTCGCGTTTCGCCGTGCAGTTCCACCCGGAGAAAAGCCATACCCATGGCCTGCAGTTGCTGCAGAACTTCGCTGCGTGGGACGGTCGCTGGTAAATGGCAATCAAAAAGAAACCGCCGATTCTGACCCTCACTCCCGAGCAGGAGAGCGAGGCCAATCGCAAGATCAAGCGTTTCATGGAAGACCGCTTCGAACTCGACCTCGGCTCGTTCGAGGCGGCGGAGATTCTTGAGCTGTTTACCCGTGAAATTGCTCCGCACTATTACAACAGGGCGATTTTCGATGTGCAGACGCACCTCAAAGAGAGGTTCGAAAGCATCGAAAGCGACCTGTGGGCGCTCGAGAAAAACTGATTTCCGAGCCAAGCTGAACATACAAATTTGAAGGTTTGCCAGATGCTGATTATTCCCGCTATCGATCTTAAAGACGGTGCCTGTGTTCGTCTGCGCCAGGGCCGCATGGAAGATTCCACGGTGTTCTCCGATGACCCGGTGAGCATGGCTGCCAAGTGGGTGGAGGGCGGTTGCCGTCGTCTGCATCTGGTCGACCTGAACGGCGCCTTCGAAGGCCAGCCGGTCAACGGCGAAGTGGTCACCGCCATCGCCAAGCGTTATCCGAACCTGCCGATCCAGATCGGCGGCGGTATCCGCTCCCTGGAAACCATCGAGCACTACGTGAAAGCGGGCGTGAGCTACGTGATCATCGGCACCAAGGCTGTGAAAGATCCGGCCTTCGTCGCCGAAGCCTGCCGCGCGTTCCCGGGCAAAATCATCGTGGGTCTGGATGCCAAAGACGGTTTTGTCGCCACTGACGGCTGGGCTGAAATCAGTACCATCCAGGTGATCGACCTGGCCAAGCAATTCGAAGCCGACGGCGTGTCTTCGATCGTTTATACCGACATCGCCAAAGACGGCATGATGCAGGGCTGCAACGTACCGTTCACCGCGGCACTGGCTGCTGCAACAAAGATCCCGGTGATCGCTTCCGGCGGCATCCACAATCTGGGTGACATCAAGACCCTGCTCGACGCCAAGGCGCCAGGCATCATCGGTGCGATCACAGGCCGTGCGATCTACGAAGGCACCCTCGATGTCGCTGAAGCGCAAGCTTTCTGCGATTCGTACAAAGGCTGAGGACTGACCATGGCGCTGGCCAAACGCATCATCCCTTGCCTGGACGTGGACAACGGCCGGGTGGTCAAGGGTGTGAAATTCGAAAACATCCGCGACGCCGGTGACCCGGTGGAAATTGCTCGTCGTTACGACGAGCAGGGCGCCGACGAGATTACCTTTCTCGACATCACCGCCAGCGTCGATGGCCGCGACACCACGCTGCACACCGTCGAGCGCATGGCCAGCCAGGTGTTCATCCCGCTGACCGTGGGCGGTGGCGTGCGCACCGTGCAGGACATCCGCAACCTGCTCAATGCCGGTGCGGACAAGGTCTCGATCAACACTGCAGCGGTGTTCAACCCGGAGTTCGTCGGCGAAGCGGCACAGCATTTCGGTTCGCAATGCATCGTGGTGGCCATCGACGCGAAGAAGGTTTCGGGACCTGGCGAAACCCCGCGCTGGGAAATCTTCACCCATGGCGGTCGCAAGCCAACCGGCCTCGACGCCATTGAGTGGGCGAAGAAAATGGAAGGCCTGGGTGCCGGCGAAATCCTGCTGACCAGCATGGACCAGGACGGCATGAAAAACGGTTTCGACCTGGGTGTCACCCGCGCCATCAGCGATGCGCTGGGTATCCCGGTGATCGCCTCCGGCGGTGTCGGCAACCTGCAACACCTGGCCGACGGCATTATCGAAGGCCACGCCAGCGCGGTGCTGGCGGCGAGTATTTTCCACTTCGGCGAATACACGGTGCAGGAAGCCAAGGCCTATATGGCCCATCGCGGAATCGTGATGCGTTAAACATACCGGTACAGTCCAGTGGACACCATGGCGTACCCAAGGCACTCTTGGGTACGCCATGGATTTCGGTAGCCAGACATGCTTAAACGCTTTCTTCTCGTCCTTGCCAGCGCTTCTCTGTTGTTGATCAACGGAGCAAACGCTAAAGACAGCCCTGATACCGACCTGGTGTTGCTGACGGAGAACTTCCCGCCGTACAACATGGCGAAGAATGGCAAGAACTTCGCTCAGGACGAGAACATCAATGGCATCGCCACCGATATCGTCCGCGAGATATTCAAGCGCGCCGACATTAGCTACAGCCTGACGCTGCGTTTCCCTTGGGAGCGAATCTACAAACTCACCCTGGAAAAACCCGGTTACGGCGTATTCGTCATGGCGCGGTTGCCGGATCGCGAGAAGCTATTCAAATGGGTCGGCCCGATTGGGCCGGACGACTGGATCATGCTGGCCAAGGCTGACAGCAAGATCACCCTCGAAACCTTGAATGATGCGCGCAAATACAAGATCGGCGCCTACAAGGGCGACGCGATTGCCGAGACGCTGTCCAAGCAAGGTCTAAACCCGATCGTTGTACTGCGCGATCAGGACAACGCCAGGAAACTGGTCAACGGTCAGATCGACCTGTGGGCCACCGGTGACCCGGCCGGGCGCTATCTGGCGCGTCAGGAAGGGGTCAGCGGGTTGAAAACCGTACTGCGTTTCAACAGTGCCGAACTGTACCTGGCGCTGAACAAGGATGTGTCGGACGAGACGGTGGCCAAGCTCCAGGCGGCGCTGGA includes these proteins:
- a CDS encoding acetyl-CoA sensor PanZ family protein; this translates as MPIIVEPLNQATAQDRQDLQKVYSDAPDWLFAPFSGAAQLIDDCLRDGTLIAGRFNDRLLGAARLQRHQDAWHLSQICVRKITRRRGVAERLVAEAQKMAAQSGMPLRLLAPAGHLEAQALAAKLKLPLDVLPA
- a CDS encoding OFA family MFS transporter gives rise to the protein MTTSITADGFSADQPAFLSKERIIAKPGFNRWLVPPAALAIHLCIGMAYGFSVFWLPLSKALGITAPVACAPDMSFIAQVFSSQCDWPISMLGWIYTLFFIFLGCSAAIWGGWLEHAGPRKAGVVSALCWCGGLLISALGVYTHQIWLMWIGSGVIGGIGLGLGYISPVSTLIKWFPDKRGMATGMAIMGFGGGAMVGAPLAAALMGHFASPTSVGVWQSFLVMAAIYFVFMIGGALSYRVPPTGWKPEGWTAPAKKASNAMITHRHVHVNVAWKTPQFRLVWLVLCLNVSAGIGILGMASPLLQEVFAGKLLGNDLTFGQLDASQLASIAAIAAGFTGLLSLFNIGGRFFWASFSDYLGRKNTYFVFFALGFALYGLIPNLGHLGSIALFVAAFCIILSMYGGGFATVPAYLADLFGTQMVGAIHGRLLTAWAAAGVLGPVLVNYLREYQLSIGVERAAAYDITLYILAGLLVLGFLCNLLVRPVADKYFMTDAELAAEQALGHDKGADSSTVLEWKAAPGTKPLAIAAWLVVGIPLAWGVWVTLQKTAVLFH
- the hisB gene encoding imidazoleglycerol-phosphate dehydratase HisB produces the protein MAERKASVERDTLETQIKASINLDGTGKARFDIGVPFLEHMLDQIARHGLIDLDIVSKGDLHIDDHHTVEDVGITLGQAFAKAIGDKKGIRRYGHAYVPLDEALSRVVIDLSGRPGLQMHVPYTRATVGGFDVDLFQEFFQGFVNHALVSLHIDNLRGTNTHHQIETVFKAFGRALRMAVELDDRMAGQMPSTKGVL
- the hisH gene encoding imidazole glycerol phosphate synthase subunit HisH, coding for MQTVAVIDYGMGNLHSVAKALEHVGAGKVLITSDANVIREADRVVFPGVGAIRDCMAEIRRLGFDSLVREVSQDRPFLGICVGMQALLDTSEENDGVDCIGLFPGAVKFFGKDLVEDGEHLKVPHMGWNEVKQKVSHPLWHDIPDMARFYFVHSYYIAAANARQVVGGGHYGVDFAAALAEGSRFAVQFHPEKSHTHGLQLLQNFAAWDGRW
- a CDS encoding DUF2164 domain-containing protein, whose product is MAIKKKPPILTLTPEQESEANRKIKRFMEDRFELDLGSFEAAEILELFTREIAPHYYNRAIFDVQTHLKERFESIESDLWALEKN
- the hisA gene encoding 1-(5-phosphoribosyl)-5-[(5-phosphoribosylamino)methylideneamino]imidazole-4-carboxamide isomerase, which encodes MLIIPAIDLKDGACVRLRQGRMEDSTVFSDDPVSMAAKWVEGGCRRLHLVDLNGAFEGQPVNGEVVTAIAKRYPNLPIQIGGGIRSLETIEHYVKAGVSYVIIGTKAVKDPAFVAEACRAFPGKIIVGLDAKDGFVATDGWAEISTIQVIDLAKQFEADGVSSIVYTDIAKDGMMQGCNVPFTAALAAATKIPVIASGGIHNLGDIKTLLDAKAPGIIGAITGRAIYEGTLDVAEAQAFCDSYKG
- the hisF gene encoding imidazole glycerol phosphate synthase subunit HisF, giving the protein MALAKRIIPCLDVDNGRVVKGVKFENIRDAGDPVEIARRYDEQGADEITFLDITASVDGRDTTLHTVERMASQVFIPLTVGGGVRTVQDIRNLLNAGADKVSINTAAVFNPEFVGEAAQHFGSQCIVVAIDAKKVSGPGETPRWEIFTHGGRKPTGLDAIEWAKKMEGLGAGEILLTSMDQDGMKNGFDLGVTRAISDALGIPVIASGGVGNLQHLADGIIEGHASAVLAASIFHFGEYTVQEAKAYMAHRGIVMR
- a CDS encoding ABC transporter substrate-binding protein, encoding MLKRFLLVLASASLLLINGANAKDSPDTDLVLLTENFPPYNMAKNGKNFAQDENINGIATDIVREIFKRADISYSLTLRFPWERIYKLTLEKPGYGVFVMARLPDREKLFKWVGPIGPDDWIMLAKADSKITLETLNDARKYKIGAYKGDAIAETLSKQGLNPIVVLRDQDNARKLVNGQIDLWATGDPAGRYLARQEGVSGLKTVLRFNSAELYLALNKDVSDETVAKLQAALDQMRKEGRVDEIMAQYL